A single region of the Alosa alosa isolate M-15738 ecotype Scorff River chromosome 6, AALO_Geno_1.1, whole genome shotgun sequence genome encodes:
- the LOC125296216 gene encoding prostaglandin E2 receptor EP1 subtype-like: protein MLAMQHYNASPTPLTNQTHGTAKVAAVAQNVTAQRTPTVAVMSMTLGILSNILALFILAKAYNRMRRRSKATFLLFASSLVATDLAGHIISGALVLQHYSSLNSHNDSGSVDPSCQFLGGCMVFFGLCPLFMGSAMAAERFLGVTRPLLHASWVSTARTKLALSFIWLMALFVALLPSFNLGRYIYQHPKTWCFISVLEGTRASDVAFVLIFSGLGMASLAVAMVCNTISGITLVRARLRRRTKSRRSTKSHDIEMVVQLLGIMITSCICWVPLLTFDLMSVIQSYRGLMDDDQSTYYKGLLLTGVRLASCNQVLDPWVYILLRRAVLRKIYCLTTCGRVNLQGSTFRHWEISSLQGSEKKSVNQM, encoded by the exons ATGTTGGCCATGCAGCATTACAACGCCTCTCCAACTCCCCTCACCAACCAGACCCATGGCACAGCCAAAGTGGCGGCAGTGGCGCAGAATGTCACTGCCCAAAGGACCCCTACCGTTGCAGTCATGTCCATGACCCTGGGAATTCTCTCCAACATCTTGGCCCTTTTCATCCTGGCCAAAGCCTACAATCGCATGCGCAGGCGTTCTAAAGCCACGTTCCTGCTATTCGCCAGCTCCCTAGTGGCCACGGACTTAGCTGGACACATCATCTCGGGTGCTCTTGTGCTCCAACATTACTCAAGCCTGAACTCGCACAACGACTCTGGGAGCGTGGACCCTTCCTGCCAGTTCCTTGGCGGCTGCATGGTGTTCTTTGGCCTGTGCCCGCTCTTCATGGGCAGTGCCATGGCGGCTGAGCGCTTCCTGGGCGTGACCCGACCTCTGCTGCACGCCTCGTGGGTCAGCACGGCACGCACCAAGCTGGCACTTTCCTTCATCTGGCTCATGGCCCTGTTTGTGGCCCTGCTGCCGTCCTTCAACCTGGGCCGCTACATCTACCAGCACCCCAAGACCTGGTGCTTCATCAGCGTCCTAGAGGGGACGCGGGCCAGCGACGTGGCCTTCGTCCTTATCTTCTCCGGACTTGGCATGGCCTCTCTGGCCGTGGCGATGGTGTGCAACACTATCAGTGGGATCACGCTGGTGCGTGCTAGGCTGCGCCGGAGGACTAAGTCGCGGCGCTCCACCAAGTCGCACGACATCGAAATGGTGGTGCAGCTCCTGGGAATTATGATCACCTCGTGCATCTGTTGGGTCCCCCTGCTG ACATTTGACCTGATGTCAGTGATACAATCGTATCGTGGCTTAATGGACGACGACCAAAGCACTTACTACAAAGGACTTCTTCTGACAGGAGTGCGGCTAGCGTCCTGCAACCAGGTCCTAGACCCATGGGTGTACATCCTGCTGCGACGGGCAGTCCTGCGCAAAATCTACTGCCTCACCACCTGCGGGAGGGTCAATCTCCAGGGAAGTACTTTCCGGCACTGGGAGATAAGCTCTCTGCAGGGCTCAGAGAAAAAATCTGTCAATCAGATGTGA